A stretch of DNA from Synechococcus sp. JA-3-3Ab:
CTGAGGACAGCCATGTCTGATTCGGGTTCCCATTCCGCTGCCCCGGGCCTGTCCGCCTCATCTGCTGGCGGCACTTGGCGCTTGGCTATCCAGGGCATGAGCTGCGCCTCCTGCACTGCTGTCATTGAACAGGCCCTCAGTCGCGTGCGGGGCGTTACGGCACAAGCGGTCAACTTTGCCAGCGAGCAGGCCATCGTGCGAGGGGATCCCCGGCTGGTGAATCCGCAAGCCTTGATCCGGGCGGTGGAGCAGGCGGGGTATCAGGCGCGCTTGGTCGAAGACGATTGGCAACAGTCCGATCCGACCGACCCAGAACGGATCGCCCAACGGGCGGCAGAACGGGAATTGAAGCTGAAGGTGGCAATAGGAGTGGGCCTCAGCACGGTGCTGCTGATCGGATCCCTGCCGATGATGCTGGGGCGGGAGATCCCCGGCCTGCCCCCCTGGCTGCAGGATCCGTGGTTGCAGTTGCTGCTGACGGCGCCGGTGCAGTTTTGGGTGGGCCAGCCTTTTTATCGTGGCGCCTGGGCGGCTTGGCAGCGACGCTCGGCGGATATGAATACCTTGGTAGCTTTGGGAACGAGCGCCGCTTTTTTCTACTCCCTTTTTCCAACCCTCTTTCCCAACTTCTTCCACCAGCAGGGCCTGCACCCGGATGTGTACTACGAAGTGGCGGCGGTGGTCGTCACCCTGGTGCTGGTGGGCAAATGGATGGAGCAGCGGGCCAAGGGGCAAACCTCCGAGGCCATTCGCAAGCTGATCGGGCTGCAGCCGAAAACGGCAAGGGTCATCCGCGACGGGGTGGAGCAGGATATCCCGATTGCGGCGGTGCAGGTGGGGGATCGCATCCGGGTGCGCCCCGGTGAGAAGGTGCCAGTAGACGGGGTGATCCTGGAAGGATCCTCCAGCCTGGACGAGTCGATGGTGACGGGCGAGAGCCTGCCGGTGAGCAAGTCGGCAGGAGATGAGGTTATCGGGGCCACCCTCAACCAGACGGGCAGCTTTGTGATGGAAGCGCGGCGGGTGGGCAAAGATACGCTTCTGGCCCAGATCGTGCGCCTGGTGCAGGAGGCCCAGGGATCCAAAGCTCCCATTCAACAGGTGGCGGATCGGGTGACGGCCTGGTTTGTGCCGGCGGTGATCGGGGTAGCCATCCTAACTTTTGTGCTCTGGTGGGGGCTGGCGGGCAATCCGACGCTGGCTTTGGTGAACACCATTGGGGTGCTGATCATCGCCTGCCCTTGTGCGCTGGGGTTGGCCACCCCCACCTCGATCATGGTGGCGACGGGGCGGGGGGCAGAACTGGGGATCCTGGTGAAGCGGGCCGAAAGCCTGGAATGGCTGGCCCATCGCCTGGGCACAGTCGTCCTGGACAAAACCGGCACCCTCACCGAAGGCCGTCCCAGCGTCACCGAGATCTGGACGCCAGGATCTTCCCCCCTAGCCCTGTTGCGCCTGGCAGCGGTGGTGGAACAACACTCGGAACATCCGCTGGCCCAGGCAGTGGTGCAAAAAGCCGAAGCCGAAGGCATCTCGATCCCGCCGGCCCAGCACTTTCAGGCAAAAGTGGGCGAGGGGGCAGAAGCCTGGGTGGAGGATCAGTGGGTCGGCATCGGTCGGCTGAGCTGGTTGCAGGCGATGGGGATCGCTTGGGATCCCTCTTGGTTGGAGCGGGTTCAGACCTGGGAAAGCCAGGGCAAAACGGTGATCGGCGTGGCGCAATCCCACCGTCTGGTGGGGCTGTTGGCCATTGCCGACCCCATTAAACCCACCTCCCCTGTAGCGGTGCGCCAGCTTCAGGAGATGGGCCTGGAGGTGATCCTGCTGACCGGGGATAACCCCACCACCGCCCAGGCCATTGCTCGGCAGGCAGGCATTCGCCGGGTGATCGCCCAAGTCCGCCCTGAGCAAAAGGCAGCCTATATTCGCCAGCTCAGACGGCCCCGCCACCGGGTAGCGATGGTGGGAGATGGCATTAACGATGCGCCGGCACTGGCAGAAGCCGATGTGGGGATCGCCATCGGGACGGGCACCGATGTGGCCATAGCCGCCAGCGACATTACCCTGATATCCGGCGATTTGCGGGGCGTGGTTACCGCCATTCAACTTAGCCGCGCCACCCTTGCCAACATCCGCCAAAACCTCTTCTTCGCCTTTATCTACAACACGCTCGGGATCCCGATTGCCGCCGGGGCGCTCTACCCCTTCACCGGTTGGCTGCTCAACCCCATGCTGGCGGGGGCGGCCATGGCCTTGAGCTCTGTTTCCGTAGTGGCTAATGCCCTGCGGCTGTGGCATTTTCGGCCCTCACCCCCAACCCCTCTCCCTGGGGGAGAGGGGAGCTAGGGATCAAGGCAGGGGGCCGGGGCTATCCCCCCAGGGGGGCTTGGTGAACGGCAGGCGGCAAGCTAACCTAAGAAGCTCGGGCAGACTGGGGAAAGCGCGGTGCAAATCCGCCACTGTGACGCAACTGTGATGGGATCCCTCCCTCAGCCAGAACACCCACCTGCCCTTGTCCTGTACCCCTTGCGATTCACAAGGAACGGAGTTTTTTGTGTTGGATGTCCTCAGTTTTTCCCCTCCCCGTGCGGTTGGGCAGTTTTCTTCTCCTGCCTTGCCCCTGTTGCTCATCGGCCATGGATCCCGTGACCCTGAAGGGCAGCAAGCCTTTCTGGAGCTGGCCCAAGTTTATCAATCCCTCACCCCCCATCGGCCGGTGATCCCCTGCTTTTTGGAGCTAGCCCAGCCCAGTATTGCCCAGGGGGTGGAACAATGCTTGGCCCAAGGGTGGCAGGAGATCGTGGCCCTGCCGCTGCTGCTTTTTGGGGCGCGCCACAACAAGTTCGACGTGACGGTGGAGCTGGATCGTCTGCAGGCCCTCCACCCGCAGTTGCGCATCCACTACGGCGGGCCGCTGGGGATCCGGGTCGAGATCTTGCAACTGTTGCGGGAGCGATTGGCCACTCTGCTGGCTGCCCAGCCGCAGCAGATCCCAGGGGCGGAAACGGTGTTGCTGTTTGTCGGTCGCGGCTCCAGCGATCCCGAAGCCAACGCCGAAGCCTGTAAGCTGGCCCGGCTGCTTTGGGAAGGATCCGGGTTTGCTGCCGTGGAAACCTGCTTTATCGGCATCACCCATCCCCGCCTGCCGGTGGGTCTGGAGCGGGCCCTCTCTTGGCAGCCGCGCCGGGTGGTTGTGCTGCCCTATTTTCTCTTTACAGGGGTGCTGGTGAAAAAAATCGAGGCGGCGGTGGAAGAACGGCGACGCCAATACCCCGAGATCGACTGGCTGATGCTGCCGGAATTGGGCCTTGTGGACGCGGTGCTGCACAGCCTGCAGCAACTGGAGCAGGAAGCTCTCCAGGGCCAAACCCTGATGAACTGCCACCTCTGCAAGTTTCGCCTGGCGGTGAGCGCAGAGCTGGGAGCGGGGCATACTCATCACCATGACCATGACTCCCATGGGCACGGATCCCATCACCATCACTCTCACCATCACCACAACCACGGCCATACCCCCGCAGCAGCAGCGGATCCCTGGGCCGAATTGCAGAGCTACCACCAGCGGGCTTGGCAAGTGCCCTAAGCGAGAAACAGAGGCTGCCGGCGGGATAAACTGAGATGCAGGCAGGCGATCTGTGAACCTGACCTCTGGTTCTCCTGCTCCGGTGGTTCTGCTAGCGAAAAAACAGAAACGATGATGTTCTCCCGCTCCTCTTGGGTCTCAGGTGCCGCTGCCGCGGGGAGCGGGATCTTTGTCTTCGCGTTGGTGGTGGGCCTGCTGGATCAGATCCTGCCGACCCTGCCCAAGGTTTCCCTGTCCTTGGCCGGGATCCCTGGGCTCCTGGCTGCAATTGGGGCCTCCTACGGGGTTTGGCGGCTGGTTCAGATGGGTCTGCAGTCGCATTCCTGGCCTGACTTTCGAGAATCGCTGTTGGCGGCTGTGTCTCCCTTTGATCCCGCCGATTATGGCGACAACCCTCGGCAACCCGAGGAGGATTCTCTCCCTTTGCAGTCGGTTGACGAGGATCCTCAAACCCAGATCCGCGATCGACAAATTCTTGATCAAGCTGAGCAGCAGACGGAAACTGAAACCGAAGTAAGCGAACACACTCAAGTAAGACTGCAGGGCGAGCAGCACCAGGATCAAGCTTCGCAGGCCAAGGCCCAACAGTTGCAGCCCCTACAAGAATTGTCATCACCTTCTTCCCCAAGCCCTGAGTCGGCAAAACCCACACCAGAGCCAGAGCTCAACCAAAAACTTCGCCAACTCCAGATGCAGGTCGCCACTCTGAAAATAGAACTGGAACTCCAAGAAATCCAACTGCAGCAGTTGGAGGTGAGGCGGACTCGGCTTCAGCAGCAGAAGCAGAAACTCAAGCACGTTCTGCGTCGCACGGCGTCCGAAAATCAAAGGCTGCGCTTCTTACAGGAGCAAAAAGCCCGGCAACTGGAGCAAACTCAGCAAGAGCTGCAAGCTTTGCGGGAGTCCTACCGCGCCTTGCAAGTTCTACAGGAAATAAGCTCCACCCTAACCCAAAACCCATCTCACGAAAGGGCGGAAACGGAGTCCTCTGGATCCTCCGACTAGCCGACCCGCTTTAGAACAAATACACTCCCCTCGCTGCCCCGACCCAGCCGCAAGTCTTCATCCAAATAGGTGATATCCAGCCAACCCGTTGGCTCGCGGCGGCGAACGTCGATCTGCACCGCCGGGATCCGTTTGGGATCCCGCTCGAGCAGATAGAGAAAACTCTCGATCTCGTAGCTCATCAAGGCCTGGGATCCGAGCACCAAGCGCTCGAAAATGACCCTGACCCGGCATTCCGACTCTGGGTAGAAGCGGGCCGCCACCGCCACAACTCCCCGGGGCAGCCAAGCCTGCAGCCAGCCGGATCCCTGGATCTCCGCCACGTTAAAGACCCGCCCAGCTTTGGCCCGAATGCACTGGTAGATCTCGCCGGTGGTCAGAAGGGGCAACTGGGCCAGCCGCAGCAGGTCTGTGCTGGTGGTAAATAGGGTAAGCCAGTTCCCCTCCAACTGTTCAGGAACAGAGGTTGGCCTGGGGGTGGGGTTGAGCGCCTCCAAAGCAGCAATGTGAGACAAGATCTGGGCTTTCTGGTCAGGGGAAACCTTCCGGCCTCGGTCAGCCCCCTCCAGCAGGCGCAACAGGGCCAGCTTTTGCTCAGCCAAAGACTCAGGCATGGGCACACTCCACAGGCACCGGCCCTATTCTAGAGAACACGGGATCCCTCTGCCCTCAACCCTCCGCTTCCACCGGCTTCAGATTTAGATTTATTAGATCCGCCACCTGCTCGTACCCCAAGCCGGCCCGCACCAGCAGCGGCTCCGGCCCCGTGAGATCGATCACCGTCGAGACCTGGGCCCGATAGGGAGCCTCGTCATCCAGCACCAAATCCACCTGTTTCTCCAACTGTCGCATTTCCTCGGCGGTAAAGATTCCCCCCTCTTCCCAATCCCCAGCAGAGTCAAAACCCACCTCCAAAGAGCCGACGGGATCCCCGCCCAGCTTGGCCGAGGTGGAGACGATGGGATTGCCCAGCTCGGCCAACAGCGCCTGACAGATGGCCGAATCGGGCACGCGGATGCCGGTGGTTTTCCGCTTGGGATCCATGACCAACTTGGGCACCAGCTTGGTGGCCGGCAGCAAAAACGTAAACGGGCCCGGGATCAGCCGCCGCATCAGCCGATAGGCGGGATCGCTCACTTGGGCATACTGGGCAATTTGGGAAAGCGAAGGGCACAAAAAGGTGAGGGGCTTGTCGTTGGAAAGCCGCTTGAGACGCCTTACCCGCTCCACCGCCTGCTTGTGGGTGACATCGCAGCCAATGGCATAGACCGTATCGGTGGGGTAAAGCATGACCGCCCCTTCCCGCAGAGCGGCTGCAATCCGTTGGATGGAACGGGCCTGGGGATGCTGTGGATGGAGCTTAAAATACTCGGCCATTCGGGAGAAAAAAGCAAAACCTCAAGACTCGGAGCGGCTAGGGCTTTCCACCACTTCCGCAACTCCCCCAGAACGAGGGGTAGGCGGCACCGACAGGGATCCCTGCGGCCAATCTTTTAGCCGTTGCATCAGCGCTTGAATATGCAGACGAGGCAAATAGGGCCAGTCGCCTGCTTCCTCCAAATCCTGAAGCACCCGATAGAGCTCTTGCCGGGTGTTGGGCAAAGACTCTCGGAAGGCCCCCTCCAAAATCGTGCGGTGCAGATCCTCCAACAACCGCAGGAGCATCAACAGCTCCACACAAGCTCCCGCCCTCGCCTGGGCCGCCTGCTCAATGGCCAACTTGATCTGGCGCAAATCGGGGGGCAGATCCTCCGCCGAGATATACATAGCCGCTCATCTCTGAGTTTTGGGAAGGCAGGGGCACTCCTATTCTAAGATTCTCCTGCCCCCGAACTGGCTGGATTTTGCTAGCCGCCGCGGGTCGATGGAGATCCGGATCCCGGCCCAGGCACTGCCACACCCGCTGCAACAAGGGCTCCAGCCCCTGCCTGGCAACCGCCGAGATGGCCGATACCGGGGCACCGGCAGCCATTGACAGCCGCTGGGTGCGCTCGCTCACCTCCTGGGGCTCAAGGGCATCGATCTTGTTCAAAACCACAATCTGCGGCTTGTCGCTTAGCCCGTGGCCGTAGGCGCGCAGCTCCTGCTGAATGATTTGGTAATCCCTGACGGGATCTGCTGCTGTGCCGTCCACCAGGTGGATCAACACCCGCGTGCGCTCCACATGGCGCAAAAAGTCGTGGCCCAACCCCACCCCTCGGTGTGCCCCCTCGATCAGTCCGGGAATGTCGGCAAACACCACCCCATCCCCGGCAGGATGGGGCACCACTCCCAAATTGGGCTGCAGGGTGGTGAAGGGGTAATCGGCGATCTTGGGCCGGGCGGACGAGACCACCGAGATCAGGGTGGATTTGCCCGCATTGGGCATACCGACGATCCCCACCTCGGCAATGAGCTTTAGCTCCAGGCGCAGGCGTCGCCGCTCTCCCGGTTGGCCCCTGGTAAATTGGCGGGGAGCCCGATTGTGGTTGCTGAGAAAATGGGCATTGCCCAGGCCGCCTTTCCCGCCCCGAGCCACCAGCAGCCGATCCCCGGGCTGCACCAGATCCCCCAGCAGCTCGCCGGTCTCTGTGTCGAACACCATTGTGCCGCAGGGCACCCGCACCAGCCGATCCGCACCACTGGCGCCACTGCGATGGTTGGGCCCCCCTTTGGCCCCATGTTCTGCCTTGATCACCGGCTGAAAGCGAAAATCCAACAAGGTCTGCAGGCCGGGATCTGCCACCAGGATCACCGAGCCGCCCCGTCCTCCATTGCCCCCTGAGGGCCCTCCGGCGGGCACATACTTTTCCCGGCGAAAGGCAACAATGCCATCTCCGCCGTTCCCCGCCTGCACTTCAATTTCCGCCTGGTCGATAAAGTGCAATCGCCCCTCTCCCACCTGTGGCCCTCTCTCTCTAGCTTGGCAGGATCGCGAGGAAGTTTGCCACAAAAGCTGCCCTCTTAAGCTACTATAGTATTTCCCAAGCCATTGCCTGTCCCGCCTGGGAGGGTGAGCGAGTATGGGAGCTGTTCCTTACAAGTTCAACTGCTAATTCGCATCAACTGCTCTGCTGTTACACCCCTATGAGTCGATTCACC
This window harbors:
- a CDS encoding PAP/fibrillin family protein, yielding MPESLAEQKLALLRLLEGADRGRKVSPDQKAQILSHIAALEALNPTPRPTSVPEQLEGNWLTLFTTSTDLLRLAQLPLLTTGEIYQCIRAKAGRVFNVAEIQGSGWLQAWLPRGVVAVAARFYPESECRVRVIFERLVLGSQALMSYEIESFLYLLERDPKRIPAVQIDVRRREPTGWLDITYLDEDLRLGRGSEGSVFVLKRVG
- a CDS encoding L-threonylcarbamoyladenylate synthase translates to MAEYFKLHPQHPQARSIQRIAAALREGAVMLYPTDTVYAIGCDVTHKQAVERVRRLKRLSNDKPLTFLCPSLSQIAQYAQVSDPAYRLMRRLIPGPFTFLLPATKLVPKLVMDPKRKTTGIRVPDSAICQALLAELGNPIVSTSAKLGGDPVGSLEVGFDSAGDWEEGGIFTAEEMRQLEKQVDLVLDDEAPYRAQVSTVIDLTGPEPLLVRAGLGYEQVADLINLNLKPVEAEG
- a CDS encoding sirohydrochlorin chelatase — protein: MLDVLSFSPPRAVGQFSSPALPLLLIGHGSRDPEGQQAFLELAQVYQSLTPHRPVIPCFLELAQPSIAQGVEQCLAQGWQEIVALPLLLFGARHNKFDVTVELDRLQALHPQLRIHYGGPLGIRVEILQLLRERLATLLAAQPQQIPGAETVLLFVGRGSSDPEANAEACKLARLLWEGSGFAAVETCFIGITHPRLPVGLERALSWQPRRVVVLPYFLFTGVLVKKIEAAVEERRRQYPEIDWLMLPELGLVDAVLHSLQQLEQEALQGQTLMNCHLCKFRLAVSAELGAGHTHHHDHDSHGHGSHHHHSHHHHNHGHTPAAAADPWAELQSYHQRAWQVP
- a CDS encoding heavy metal translocating P-type ATPase; translation: MSDSGSHSAAPGLSASSAGGTWRLAIQGMSCASCTAVIEQALSRVRGVTAQAVNFASEQAIVRGDPRLVNPQALIRAVEQAGYQARLVEDDWQQSDPTDPERIAQRAAERELKLKVAIGVGLSTVLLIGSLPMMLGREIPGLPPWLQDPWLQLLLTAPVQFWVGQPFYRGAWAAWQRRSADMNTLVALGTSAAFFYSLFPTLFPNFFHQQGLHPDVYYEVAAVVVTLVLVGKWMEQRAKGQTSEAIRKLIGLQPKTARVIRDGVEQDIPIAAVQVGDRIRVRPGEKVPVDGVILEGSSSLDESMVTGESLPVSKSAGDEVIGATLNQTGSFVMEARRVGKDTLLAQIVRLVQEAQGSKAPIQQVADRVTAWFVPAVIGVAILTFVLWWGLAGNPTLALVNTIGVLIIACPCALGLATPTSIMVATGRGAELGILVKRAESLEWLAHRLGTVVLDKTGTLTEGRPSVTEIWTPGSSPLALLRLAAVVEQHSEHPLAQAVVQKAEAEGISIPPAQHFQAKVGEGAEAWVEDQWVGIGRLSWLQAMGIAWDPSWLERVQTWESQGKTVIGVAQSHRLVGLLAIADPIKPTSPVAVRQLQEMGLEVILLTGDNPTTAQAIARQAGIRRVIAQVRPEQKAAYIRQLRRPRHRVAMVGDGINDAPALAEADVGIAIGTGTDVAIAASDITLISGDLRGVVTAIQLSRATLANIRQNLFFAFIYNTLGIPIAAGALYPFTGWLLNPMLAGAAMALSSVSVVANALRLWHFRPSPPTPLPGGEGS
- the obgE gene encoding GTPase ObgE, translating into MHFIDQAEIEVQAGNGGDGIVAFRREKYVPAGGPSGGNGGRGGSVILVADPGLQTLLDFRFQPVIKAEHGAKGGPNHRSGASGADRLVRVPCGTMVFDTETGELLGDLVQPGDRLLVARGGKGGLGNAHFLSNHNRAPRQFTRGQPGERRRLRLELKLIAEVGIVGMPNAGKSTLISVVSSARPKIADYPFTTLQPNLGVVPHPAGDGVVFADIPGLIEGAHRGVGLGHDFLRHVERTRVLIHLVDGTAADPVRDYQIIQQELRAYGHGLSDKPQIVVLNKIDALEPQEVSERTQRLSMAAGAPVSAISAVARQGLEPLLQRVWQCLGRDPDLHRPAAASKIQPVRGQENLRIGVPLPSQNSEMSGYVYLGGGSAPRFAPDQVGH